A single Pseudomonas sp. DC1.2 DNA region contains:
- the odhB gene encoding 2-oxoglutarate dehydrogenase complex dihydrolipoyllysine-residue succinyltransferase, whose translation MAIEIKAPTFPESVADGTVATWHKKPGDAVKRDDLIVDIETDKVVLEVLATADGVLGAIVKNEGDTVLSDEVLGSIEAGGAAAAPTAAPAAAQAAASADAGEDDPVAAPAARKIAEENGINIASVAGTGKGGRVTKEDVVAAVAAKKAAPAAAPAKAAAPAAAAPVFAAGDRIEKRVPMTRVRATVAKRLVEAQSNMAMLTTFNEVDMTEVMALRSKYKDLFEKSHNGVRLGFMSFFVKAATEALKRFPAVNASIDGADIVYHGYADVGVAVSSDRGLVVPVLRNAELMSLAEIEGGIAAFGKKARDGKLSMDEMTGGTFTITNGGTFGSMMSTPIVNPPQAAILGMHNILQRPMAINGQVVIRPMMYLALSYDHRLIDGKEAVTFLVTIKNLLEDPARLLLDI comes from the coding sequence ATGGCTATCGAAATCAAAGCCCCCACTTTCCCGGAATCGGTTGCCGATGGCACCGTTGCCACCTGGCACAAAAAACCGGGCGACGCCGTCAAGCGTGATGACCTGATCGTCGATATCGAAACCGATAAAGTCGTACTGGAAGTGTTGGCTACCGCTGACGGCGTGCTGGGCGCCATCGTCAAGAACGAAGGCGACACCGTTCTGTCTGACGAAGTCCTGGGCTCCATCGAAGCGGGCGGCGCTGCTGCCGCACCAACTGCTGCTCCGGCCGCGGCACAAGCGGCAGCTTCTGCCGACGCTGGCGAAGATGATCCTGTTGCTGCACCGGCTGCGCGCAAAATAGCTGAAGAAAACGGCATCAACATTGCGTCCGTTGCCGGTACCGGCAAAGGCGGTCGTGTGACCAAGGAAGACGTGGTAGCTGCTGTTGCTGCCAAGAAAGCCGCTCCGGCTGCCGCGCCTGCCAAGGCAGCGGCACCTGCGGCAGCGGCGCCAGTGTTCGCTGCTGGCGATCGCATTGAGAAGCGCGTACCGATGACTCGCGTTCGGGCTACCGTGGCCAAGCGTCTGGTTGAAGCTCAGTCGAACATGGCGATGCTGACCACGTTTAACGAAGTCGACATGACCGAAGTCATGGCCCTGCGTTCGAAGTACAAGGACCTGTTTGAGAAGTCCCACAACGGCGTCCGCCTGGGCTTCATGTCGTTCTTCGTCAAGGCCGCCACCGAAGCGCTGAAACGCTTCCCCGCAGTCAACGCATCGATCGACGGTGCCGACATCGTTTACCACGGCTACGCCGACGTTGGTGTGGCTGTTTCCAGCGACCGCGGTCTGGTTGTACCGGTTCTGCGTAACGCCGAGCTGATGAGCCTGGCTGAAATCGAAGGCGGCATCGCTGCTTTCGGCAAGAAGGCTCGCGACGGCAAGCTGTCGATGGACGAGATGACCGGTGGCACGTTCACCATCACCAACGGTGGTACTTTCGGTTCGATGATGTCGACCCCGATCGTTAACCCGCCGCAGGCAGCCATCCTGGGCATGCACAACATTCTGCAGCGTCCTATGGCGATCAACGGTCAGGTCGTTATTCGTCCGATGATGTACCTGGCACTGTCCTACGATCACCGTCTGATCGATGGCAAAGAAGCTGTGACCTTCCTGGTTACCATCAAGAACCTGCTGGAAGACCCGGCTCGTTTGCTGCTGGATATCTGA